In Vreelandella piezotolerans, one genomic interval encodes:
- a CDS encoding aldehyde dehydrogenase family protein has translation MIYANPGEAGSVVSFEKRYGNYIGGEFVPPVNGQYFDNVSPVNGKVFCEIPRSSAEDIEKALDAAHKAAPAWGKTSVQERSNILLKIADRLEQNLEMLAVAETWDNGKAVRETLNADIPLAVDHFRYFAGCLRSQEGTAADIDANTVAYHFHEPLGVVGQIIPWNFPILMAAWKLGPALAAGNCVVLKPAEQTPASILKVVELIGDLLPPGVLNIVNGFGAEAGQALATSKRIAKIAFTGSTPVGSHILKCAAENIIPSTVELGGKSPNIYFADIMNAEPTFIDKAVEGLVLAFFNQGEVCTCPSRALIQESMYDEFMAKVIERTKTIKRGNPLDTDVQVGAQASQEQFDKIMSYMDIARDEGAEFLTGGNKETLDDSINSGYYIQPTLLKGNNQMRVFQEEIFGPVVAVTTFKDEEEALAIANDTEFGLGAGVWSRDINVAFRMGRGIQAGRVWTNCYHQYPAHAAFGGYKKSGVGRETHKVALEHYQQTKNLLVSYDINPLGFF, from the coding sequence ATGATCTACGCCAACCCAGGTGAAGCGGGCTCGGTTGTATCGTTCGAAAAGCGCTACGGCAACTACATCGGCGGCGAATTCGTTCCCCCCGTGAACGGTCAGTATTTCGACAACGTTAGCCCAGTCAATGGCAAAGTGTTCTGTGAAATTCCCCGCTCCAGCGCGGAAGACATCGAAAAAGCGTTGGATGCTGCCCACAAAGCCGCCCCGGCCTGGGGCAAAACGTCGGTGCAAGAGCGCAGCAATATCCTGCTCAAAATCGCCGACCGCCTCGAGCAAAATCTCGAAATGCTGGCCGTGGCCGAAACGTGGGACAACGGCAAAGCTGTGCGTGAAACCCTCAATGCGGACATCCCACTGGCGGTCGACCACTTCCGCTACTTCGCTGGCTGCCTGCGCTCCCAAGAGGGGACCGCGGCCGATATCGACGCCAATACCGTGGCGTACCATTTCCACGAGCCGCTGGGCGTGGTGGGGCAAATCATCCCCTGGAACTTCCCGATTCTCATGGCGGCCTGGAAGCTAGGCCCGGCGCTAGCGGCAGGTAACTGTGTCGTTCTCAAGCCCGCCGAGCAGACGCCTGCTTCCATTTTGAAAGTGGTCGAGTTGATTGGCGACCTGCTGCCGCCTGGCGTACTCAATATCGTCAACGGCTTCGGCGCAGAAGCCGGTCAGGCGCTGGCCACCAGTAAGCGCATTGCCAAGATTGCCTTCACCGGCTCGACGCCCGTGGGCTCACACATTCTGAAATGCGCAGCAGAGAACATCATTCCCTCTACCGTCGAGCTGGGCGGTAAGTCCCCCAATATCTACTTCGCCGATATCATGAACGCCGAGCCGACCTTCATCGACAAAGCGGTCGAAGGGCTGGTACTGGCGTTCTTCAACCAGGGCGAAGTGTGTACCTGCCCATCGCGTGCGCTGATTCAAGAGAGCATGTACGACGAGTTCATGGCAAAGGTCATCGAGCGTACCAAGACCATCAAGCGTGGGAACCCGCTGGATACCGATGTGCAGGTAGGTGCGCAGGCTTCCCAAGAGCAGTTCGACAAGATCATGTCGTACATGGATATCGCCCGTGACGAGGGCGCCGAATTCCTCACTGGGGGCAATAAAGAGACGTTGGATGACAGCATCAATAGCGGTTACTACATTCAGCCGACGCTGTTGAAAGGCAATAATCAGATGCGCGTGTTCCAAGAGGAGATTTTTGGTCCGGTGGTGGCGGTGACCACCTTCAAGGACGAAGAAGAAGCGCTGGCGATTGCCAACGATACCGAGTTTGGCTTGGGGGCTGGCGTGTGGAGCCGCGATATCAACGTCGCCTTCCGCATGGGGCGTGGCATTCAAGCGGGCCGCGTATGGACTAACTGCTACCATCAGTATCCCGCCCACGCAGCCTTTGGGGGCTACAAGAAATCCGGCGTTGGCCGCGAAACCCACAAGGTAGCGCTCGAGCACTACCAACAAACCAAGAACCTGCTGGTCAGTTACGACATCAATCCGCTGGGCTTCTTCTAA
- a CDS encoding response regulator, with protein MYSLLVADDHPLFRDALQAVIVSGFTDTQLFEADSLAAAMARIDTQEGLDLLLLDLSLPDADGLEGLKTLRETFPWLPVAIVSAHQERQLVLDAITLGAVGYIPKSTPRAQLLAALQQILQGQLYLPADIMRRPPPPSRAASVASPSTTPTSRLTRLTEKQLDVLSCMSQGMSNKQIARELNIAETTVKTHVSAILRKLGASSRVHAIVMAGEEDLSGYLAKRPAR; from the coding sequence ATGTACTCGCTGTTAGTGGCAGATGACCATCCGCTGTTTCGCGATGCGCTGCAGGCAGTGATCGTCAGCGGCTTCACCGATACGCAGCTGTTCGAGGCCGATAGCCTCGCCGCGGCCATGGCACGTATCGATACACAAGAAGGGTTGGATCTGCTGCTGCTGGATTTGAGCCTGCCGGATGCCGATGGGCTGGAGGGGTTGAAAACCCTACGCGAGACCTTCCCCTGGCTGCCGGTGGCCATCGTCTCGGCGCATCAAGAGCGCCAGCTCGTGCTCGATGCCATTACGCTCGGTGCCGTGGGCTACATCCCTAAATCGACCCCGCGCGCGCAGCTGCTGGCTGCTCTGCAGCAAATTCTTCAGGGACAGCTCTACTTACCCGCTGATATCATGCGCCGACCTCCCCCTCCGTCACGCGCGGCCTCGGTCGCTTCCCCTTCGACTACTCCGACAAGCAGGCTGACGCGGCTCACGGAGAAGCAGTTAGACGTGTTGAGCTGTATGAGTCAGGGCATGTCCAACAAACAGATCGCCCGGGAACTGAACATTGCCGAAACCACGGTCAAAACCCATGTATCGGCGATTTTGCGTAAGCTCGGCGCGAGCAGCCGAGTGCACGCCATTGTCATGGCGGGTGAGGAAGATTTGAGCGGCTATTTAGCCAAACGCCCGGCGCGCTAG
- a CDS encoding hybrid sensor histidine kinase/response regulator: MALFQLSDAPSSNDVAALREENQRLRKVCAALMERVESGGTSNGAPYAAFERSVLLAEQVRERTDALHRTLDELSQVNGRLLAANADAQAANASKTKFLAAVSHDLLQPLNAARLFASALEAHALPAASQALVGHIGRSLKDVEGLLGTLVDISRLDAGVLHADKAPFAVSTLLDALAEEYRQVAGVRGLTLHYVPSQAWVESDLALLARVVRNFLSNAVRYTEHGHLLLGCRRRREGLEIMVGDTGPGIPEPQRQAIFLEFRRASHPQANQIRGLGLGLAIVDRISTMLGHPVRLASQLGHGSLFSILVPYADIGKDQAAQPRTSIEWDVDPLQGCVVWVVDDDPAITEGMQALLGGWGCRVRAAATVSALEAASDGERPAVLLVDYHLGEHRENGIDLAARLRRRYPGLAAVVITANHEAAVKRATREAGIHCLLKPLKPLRLKMLLGTLLENG, encoded by the coding sequence TTGGCACTCTTCCAGCTCTCTGATGCGCCGTCGTCGAACGACGTGGCGGCCCTGCGTGAAGAGAATCAGCGCCTGCGCAAAGTGTGTGCAGCGCTCATGGAGCGCGTGGAGTCCGGCGGTACTTCTAACGGGGCGCCCTATGCGGCCTTCGAGCGCTCGGTGCTGTTGGCCGAGCAGGTGCGCGAGCGCACCGACGCGCTGCACCGCACGTTGGATGAACTAAGCCAGGTCAACGGCCGGCTGCTGGCCGCCAATGCCGACGCCCAGGCGGCCAACGCATCGAAAACCAAATTTCTGGCAGCCGTCAGTCATGACCTGCTTCAGCCGCTCAACGCGGCTCGACTGTTTGCCAGTGCCCTGGAAGCCCATGCGCTTCCGGCAGCGTCCCAAGCACTGGTCGGCCATATTGGCCGGTCGCTGAAAGATGTCGAAGGGCTGTTGGGAACGCTGGTGGACATCTCCCGCCTGGACGCCGGTGTGCTCCACGCTGATAAAGCACCCTTTGCCGTTAGCACGCTGTTGGATGCGCTGGCCGAGGAGTATCGCCAAGTCGCCGGGGTGCGCGGGCTAACTCTCCACTACGTACCTTCTCAGGCATGGGTGGAGTCGGACTTGGCGCTATTGGCGCGGGTGGTTCGCAATTTTCTCAGCAACGCGGTTCGCTACACCGAGCATGGCCATTTGCTATTAGGCTGCCGCCGTCGCCGTGAGGGGTTGGAGATCATGGTGGGTGATACGGGGCCAGGAATTCCAGAACCGCAGCGTCAAGCGATATTTCTGGAGTTTCGCCGCGCCAGTCATCCTCAGGCGAACCAGATTCGCGGGCTGGGATTGGGGTTGGCCATCGTGGACCGCATTAGCACGATGCTGGGCCATCCTGTTCGGTTGGCCTCTCAGTTGGGACACGGCTCTCTGTTCTCGATTTTGGTGCCCTATGCCGATATCGGCAAGGACCAAGCTGCCCAGCCGCGAACGTCCATCGAGTGGGATGTCGATCCCTTGCAGGGGTGCGTCGTGTGGGTGGTGGACGATGATCCGGCCATTACCGAAGGTATGCAGGCGCTCTTGGGCGGTTGGGGATGCCGGGTACGAGCGGCTGCGACGGTGAGCGCGTTGGAAGCGGCCAGCGACGGTGAACGTCCGGCCGTGCTGTTGGTGGATTACCACCTCGGCGAGCATCGTGAGAACGGTATCGATCTCGCCGCCAGGCTGCGCCGCCGCTATCCCGGATTAGCGGCCGTGGTCATTACGGCCAATCACGAAGCCGCCGTAAAGCGGGCCACCCGCGAAGCGGGCATCCACTGCCTGTTGAAACCGCTCAAGCCGCTGCGCCTCAAAATGCTGCTGGGCACGCTGTTAGAGAACGGCTAG
- the nosP gene encoding nitric oxide-sensing protein NosP has translation MTTRFTNHGLSAAASREPNPQDAAHALALALCHEHAGFVLFFCSAEYPLSQLADALCQAFGELPVSGCTTAGELTPDGYDRGSIVAICFDRRLFAVETALIDDLEHFDLPTAQPLVDGLLERCRRQAVAPVNEHSFALTLLDGLSSREEQVLATLDAALGRIPSFGGSAGDDNHLTHTHVYAEGRFHTRAAVVVMINTRLPFDVFSTHHLEPLAHKLVVTAVDRERRRVLELNGLSAAELYASLVGCPVEALTPAVFAQHPLAVHLGGQHYIRSIQRVNDDGSLSFYCAVENGIVLTAMQPTPLLEDLARMLQDVEERLGEPAAIIGCDCFLRRMALESMEQLDRASALLRQARVIGFNTYGEQHHGMHVNQTFTGVAFGTLPAL, from the coding sequence GTGACCACCCGCTTCACTAATCATGGTTTGAGCGCGGCCGCGAGCCGTGAGCCCAACCCTCAGGATGCTGCCCATGCGCTGGCTCTCGCGCTGTGTCACGAGCACGCCGGTTTCGTGCTGTTCTTTTGTAGCGCTGAATATCCGCTGTCGCAGCTAGCGGACGCGCTTTGTCAGGCGTTTGGCGAGCTTCCAGTCAGTGGCTGCACGACGGCGGGTGAGCTGACGCCCGATGGCTACGATCGCGGCTCTATTGTCGCCATCTGTTTCGATAGGCGCTTGTTTGCCGTCGAAACCGCGCTGATCGATGACCTCGAACACTTTGATTTGCCCACCGCTCAACCGCTGGTCGATGGGCTACTGGAGCGCTGTCGTCGGCAAGCCGTGGCGCCGGTCAATGAGCATAGCTTTGCTCTGACATTGCTGGATGGGCTTTCCAGCCGTGAAGAGCAGGTGCTGGCAACGCTGGATGCCGCGCTTGGGCGCATTCCAAGTTTTGGCGGCTCCGCCGGGGACGACAACCACCTCACCCACACCCATGTGTATGCTGAGGGTCGCTTCCATACTCGGGCGGCCGTGGTGGTCATGATCAATACGCGGCTGCCGTTCGACGTCTTCTCTACCCATCACCTAGAGCCGCTGGCGCATAAGCTCGTAGTCACCGCTGTCGACCGAGAGCGCCGCCGGGTGCTGGAACTCAATGGCCTGTCGGCTGCCGAGTTGTATGCTTCCCTCGTAGGATGCCCGGTGGAAGCACTGACGCCTGCGGTCTTTGCCCAGCATCCGCTGGCGGTGCATTTAGGTGGGCAGCACTATATTCGCTCGATTCAGCGGGTCAACGACGACGGTAGTCTCAGCTTCTATTGCGCGGTGGAAAACGGCATTGTGCTGACCGCCATGCAACCCACGCCGCTATTGGAAGATTTGGCTCGTATGCTGCAGGACGTGGAAGAGCGCCTCGGCGAACCCGCAGCGATCATCGGCTGTGACTGCTTTTTGCGGCGAATGGCTCTGGAGTCGATGGAACAACTCGATCGAGCCTCCGCACTACTGCGCCAGGCAAGAGTGATCGGTTTCAATACTTACGGCGAGCAGCACCACGGGATGCATGTGAATCAAACCTTTACGGGGGTGGCCTTTGGCACTCTTCCAGCTCTCTGA
- a CDS encoding ATP-binding protein, whose translation MSVSESARAPRLLRYPRRLKLVAIITVLLFAAALVVAGLSAWRQDNLTQSLREDTAWVVYKLDRDAVQLLNHLLADTRGPLSPAAQDALNLRFELLYSRITLLREGEVSSLLQSISAASELLDQIQQQLDTLDPMFEPHEEMDRLPVTALESELQSLTRLTERLVIAINGYLAESATEERALLSTLYKLLISLLIGISFAVLTVIVFLVREMRESAAARREQEQLSKQLQVTAKQAQAANHAKSDFLAMVSHEIRTPLNGVIGMSELLREPASPAQVEDYARTIHDSANQLLAMINEILDFSKIEAGHLTLETSPTALTPLVEGVMALFEPRAQAKGLQLSLHVDPLVPAWVMIDAGRLRQILLNLIANAIKFTDYGSVSVRVSSTVEHLLFDISDTGCGLNSEQQETLFEPFQQADESVARRYGGTGLGLAICKRLSEAMQGRLGVDSTPGQGSTFWCELPLVEASPVSSPLPVEPARDFDGTSLLLVEDNAVNRKVAVGLLSRLGCEVVCAENGREALAMVRRQQVHLIFMDIQLPDIDGVTVTQRLREMGGWCSEVPIVAMTAGGAEDDRRRCLAAGMNDYITKPLSLLALGNVLALQLSTTPTPMMPIPSALREEGGDAALLNETTLATLVGSLGADSVDQLAVLYHQQASDYIAQLSGYFAAGSTSSRDHWRQVERLAHQLRGESVSMGAEQLAAQAKRLESMAALDEASLEPLTACFDTLRHCAARTYAALEKWRRDHPLH comes from the coding sequence ATGTCCGTTAGTGAGTCCGCTCGGGCACCCCGCCTGCTACGCTACCCGCGCCGCCTCAAGCTGGTAGCGATCATCACCGTACTGCTGTTTGCGGCTGCGTTGGTGGTGGCTGGCCTTTCGGCATGGCGGCAGGATAATTTGACGCAGAGTTTGCGAGAGGACACCGCCTGGGTGGTCTATAAACTCGACCGCGATGCCGTGCAATTGCTCAATCATTTGTTGGCCGACACGCGGGGCCCCCTATCGCCTGCCGCCCAGGATGCCCTCAATCTTCGCTTCGAATTGCTCTATAGCCGGATCACCCTGCTGCGAGAGGGAGAGGTTAGTTCGCTATTGCAAAGTATCAGTGCAGCGAGCGAGCTGTTGGATCAGATTCAGCAGCAGCTCGACACCCTCGATCCCATGTTCGAACCCCACGAGGAGATGGATCGGCTGCCCGTCACGGCCTTGGAGAGCGAGCTTCAATCGCTTACCCGTTTGACCGAGCGCTTGGTGATTGCGATCAACGGTTATCTAGCGGAATCCGCCACCGAAGAGAGGGCGCTGCTAAGTACGCTCTATAAGCTGCTCATTTCGCTGCTGATTGGAATCAGCTTTGCCGTGTTGACGGTCATCGTCTTTTTGGTACGTGAAATGCGCGAAAGCGCAGCGGCGCGTCGAGAACAAGAGCAGCTCAGTAAACAGCTCCAGGTCACAGCGAAGCAGGCCCAAGCGGCCAATCATGCAAAGTCAGACTTTCTCGCCATGGTCAGTCACGAAATTCGTACGCCGCTCAATGGTGTGATTGGCATGAGCGAGCTGCTGCGCGAGCCCGCCAGCCCCGCCCAGGTCGAAGACTATGCTCGCACTATTCACGATAGTGCCAATCAGTTACTGGCAATGATCAATGAGATCCTCGATTTTTCTAAAATCGAGGCCGGCCATTTGACCCTGGAGACGTCGCCTACGGCGCTGACGCCGCTAGTCGAAGGTGTCATGGCGCTATTCGAGCCAAGAGCGCAAGCAAAAGGGCTGCAACTATCGCTTCATGTGGACCCACTCGTGCCAGCATGGGTCATGATCGATGCGGGGCGTCTGCGACAGATACTGCTCAATCTCATTGCTAATGCGATCAAATTCACTGACTACGGCAGCGTCTCGGTACGCGTCTCCTCGACCGTCGAGCATTTGCTCTTTGATATCAGCGATACCGGTTGTGGTCTGAACAGTGAACAGCAAGAGACGCTCTTCGAACCCTTTCAGCAGGCGGATGAGAGCGTCGCACGCCGCTACGGCGGCACCGGCTTGGGATTGGCAATCTGTAAACGGCTGAGCGAAGCCATGCAGGGACGTCTGGGTGTCGACAGCACGCCGGGTCAAGGCAGTACGTTTTGGTGCGAACTGCCGTTAGTCGAGGCTTCTCCTGTCAGCTCCCCCCTGCCCGTTGAGCCAGCGCGAGATTTTGACGGCACCTCGTTGCTGCTGGTCGAGGACAATGCGGTCAATCGCAAAGTCGCGGTGGGACTTTTGTCGCGACTTGGTTGCGAGGTGGTGTGCGCAGAAAACGGCCGCGAAGCCCTTGCCATGGTACGACGCCAGCAGGTACATCTTATTTTCATGGACATACAGCTTCCTGATATCGACGGCGTGACGGTGACTCAGCGATTGCGTGAAATGGGCGGCTGGTGCAGCGAGGTGCCCATCGTGGCCATGACCGCAGGGGGGGCAGAGGATGATCGTCGCCGCTGCCTCGCTGCGGGTATGAATGACTACATCACCAAGCCGCTCTCGCTGTTGGCGCTTGGCAACGTGTTGGCGCTGCAGCTATCAACGACACCAACACCGATGATGCCGATCCCTTCTGCGTTGCGTGAGGAAGGAGGTGACGCGGCCCTACTCAATGAAACGACGTTGGCCACCCTCGTCGGCTCGCTGGGGGCTGATAGTGTCGATCAACTGGCAGTGCTCTATCATCAGCAGGCGAGTGACTACATTGCGCAGCTTTCTGGCTACTTTGCTGCCGGGAGCACGTCGAGTCGTGACCACTGGCGTCAGGTCGAGCGGCTAGCGCATCAACTGCGGGGCGAGTCAGTGAGCATGGGCGCAGAGCAGTTGGCTGCGCAAGCCAAGCGGTTGGAGAGCATGGCTGCGCTTGACGAGGCATCGCTCGAGCCGCTAACAGCGTGTTTTGACACGCTGCGTCACTGCGCTGCACGAACTTATGCCGCGCTGGAGAAATGGCGTCGTGACCACCCGCTTCACTAA
- a CDS encoding molybdopterin-dependent oxidoreductase has translation MVKALLLGWTMLAFSIPHTGLADAAEADVDKLAAPDGPVILKIDGEVTAANVEEEAHFDREMLGALPQHAFTTGTPWTEGASHYRGPLMRTLLEHVGAEGNTINVAALNGYEAEIPIEDFYDYDVILALERDGQAIPIREYGPLWVLYPFDHDEALLSERMRFRAVWQVMHINVR, from the coding sequence ATGGTGAAAGCGTTGTTATTGGGGTGGACTATGCTGGCGTTCAGCATTCCCCATACGGGGCTAGCGGACGCGGCTGAGGCAGACGTGGATAAATTGGCCGCTCCTGATGGGCCCGTCATCCTCAAAATAGATGGTGAAGTAACGGCAGCCAACGTCGAGGAAGAGGCCCATTTTGACCGTGAGATGTTGGGCGCGCTGCCGCAGCACGCTTTTACGACCGGTACACCGTGGACCGAGGGAGCGAGCCACTACCGCGGCCCGCTGATGCGCACGCTGCTCGAGCATGTAGGGGCCGAAGGCAACACCATTAACGTAGCGGCCTTGAACGGTTATGAGGCCGAAATTCCTATTGAGGATTTTTACGACTACGACGTTATTTTGGCACTAGAGCGGGACGGGCAGGCCATTCCTATCCGCGAATATGGCCCACTATGGGTGCTATATCCATTCGACCATGATGAGGCGCTGTTGAGCGAGCGTATGCGTTTCAGGGCCGTATGGCAGGTCATGCACATCAATGTCCGTTAG
- a CDS encoding DUF2189 domain-containing protein translates to MNAVTTKTHGQSADAPNVKIIINKVGMDRPKAWLAAGMEDFRRATAVSLSYGMFWVGLSIAITLGAYTLGYWHWLLPMIAGFMFIGPLVAVGSYGISLALERGRVPNLGDAFGSWRPHAGQLAMMGVMMMIFFLAWIRLATLLFALFFGFEVPSPATLYTALVTTPEGLSMLAVGTVAGGILAFGAFAISVVAIPTLMDQDLTFMEGIEASVRCVARNFRTMLLWAAILTGCVVVGVMTFYIGLALILPVLGHASWHAYEELVRFEPVEKLST, encoded by the coding sequence ATGAATGCAGTAACAACAAAAACACACGGCCAATCAGCCGACGCGCCCAACGTTAAAATCATCATCAACAAAGTCGGGATGGACAGACCAAAGGCTTGGCTTGCCGCCGGTATGGAAGACTTCCGCCGTGCGACTGCCGTCAGTCTTTCGTATGGCATGTTTTGGGTTGGTTTGAGTATTGCCATCACGTTAGGGGCCTACACACTGGGTTATTGGCACTGGCTGCTGCCCATGATTGCGGGCTTCATGTTCATTGGGCCGCTCGTGGCGGTGGGTTCTTACGGCATCAGCTTGGCGCTCGAGCGTGGGCGGGTGCCTAACTTGGGCGATGCCTTCGGCAGTTGGCGGCCGCATGCTGGGCAGTTGGCCATGATGGGCGTGATGATGATGATTTTCTTTCTAGCCTGGATACGTCTGGCTACGCTGCTGTTTGCACTTTTCTTCGGTTTTGAAGTACCTAGTCCGGCAACGCTTTATACGGCCTTGGTCACCACACCGGAAGGGCTCAGCATGCTGGCGGTCGGCACAGTGGCAGGTGGCATTCTTGCCTTTGGCGCTTTCGCCATTAGCGTGGTCGCTATTCCAACTCTGATGGATCAAGATCTGACGTTCATGGAAGGCATCGAGGCCAGCGTGCGCTGCGTGGCGCGTAACTTCCGGACCATGCTGCTATGGGCTGCTATTTTAACCGGCTGCGTCGTCGTTGGGGTGATGACCTTCTACATCGGTCTGGCCCTCATACTGCCCGTGCTTGGTCACGCTAGCTGGCATGCCTACGAAGAACTCGTTCGGTTCGAGCCGGTCGAGAAGCTGAGTACTTAA
- a CDS encoding universal stress protein: MYHKVLLPVDLNEEASWKKALPTAVTLCQTFGASLHVVSVLPEFTMPMVGAYFPKNFSEKAHLAMKEAQHTFIQEHVPEGIKTQSVIVDGSPWEAIIKVGKKIDADLIVMASHTKRKFVDYVLGPNAEHVVHHAKVSVMIVR; encoded by the coding sequence ATGTACCATAAAGTGCTACTCCCCGTGGATTTGAACGAAGAAGCCTCATGGAAGAAAGCGCTGCCTACGGCAGTAACGCTGTGCCAAACCTTTGGTGCGTCGCTGCATGTGGTATCGGTTCTTCCAGAATTCACTATGCCTATGGTGGGCGCTTATTTTCCGAAAAACTTCTCGGAAAAAGCGCACTTGGCAATGAAAGAGGCGCAGCACACCTTCATTCAAGAGCATGTGCCGGAAGGGATCAAAACCCAAAGCGTAATCGTCGATGGTTCACCGTGGGAAGCCATCATCAAGGTCGGCAAGAAGATCGATGCTGATCTGATCGTGATGGCGTCGCACACCAAGCGCAAATTCGTCGATTATGTGCTCGGTCCCAACGCGGAACATGTCGTTCATCATGCCAAGGTATCAGTGATGATCGTGCGCTGA